From a region of the Sesamum indicum cultivar Zhongzhi No. 13 linkage group LG3, S_indicum_v1.0, whole genome shotgun sequence genome:
- the LOC105159118 gene encoding transcription initiation factor TFIID subunit 4b isoform X3: MHSGADVDAFTAELNRDIERNDSTQQQPSDSDNAALSQGNSQTASQFLPQWQSLSHDGTVNFGSGQDLMVTEEKEQHLSQLEPHQHGLDSENRKENDSLSHEFNPLPDNPLSDAGAQPQDDRNTFPVSQPIGSLTSGEQSIHIQEPVREPNPDSQMHTLQNISSRPSVAMGSNDQLPMSMEPNDQQSMSTGKANQPTTSMGISNEQQVMSTVNQHTTGMSSHQASASGMSNQQPMTSSNQQPGTALKLNKQVPFGMLLPIIQPQLDKDRAMQLHTLYFKLKKNEISKDGFVRHMRSIVGDQMLKMAVYKLQTQAARNSQTAPNQFQSQPQASARQMQVPSAQMPIDLSNSTGDTNTAKPREVESQADSQGVQVSQMSTSSSGVLSQERKHPAFPTQGLNKQQHMHFSQTSFPTYGSAGSSYSPFSATNAASSTSLRPQPHDSQMKQAPPHQNMTVSHVGPSTQAMNMMNMPKFDRPHSFGDPKKMQGGSLTHVNSNTALQQNQVQWPSSTSKEPKIGVSSSMTHVKQEPLDQEQQHKGLSSLSSTPAKQGPASGNLKDESFEIQSSRTGFTPPTSLVPSNSVSSSIPSAMETNILSNSRMPSLTSPIGTGNNSKAPLKKPLVGQKKPMEAPGSSPPSSKKQKVSGAFLDQSIEQLNDVTAVSGVNLREEEEQLFSGSKEDSRVSEASRRVVQEEEERLILQKIPLQKKVVEIMAKCGLKNMSNDVERCLSLCVEERMRGLISNLIRLSKQRVDIEKPRHRTIITSDVRQQIMTINRKAREEWEKKQAETEKSQKLNDPESTTGVDGDKEKDESRAKSTKANKEEDDKMRTTAANVAVRAATGVGDMLSRWQLMIEAKQKQGGSDTASGSQAGKDVARKPSATSSKNTRENQEAEKRDTSAAFATPASVRKVGRNQVVIPRVTRSISVKDVISILEREPHMSKSTLLYRLYNKDNADAVAE, encoded by the exons ATGCATTCTGGGGCTGACGTGGACGCTTTCACAGCGGAATTGAACAGAGACATTGAGAGGAATGATTCCACGCAGCAGCAGCCCTCTGATTCCGATAACG CAGCCTTATCTCAGGGAAACAGTCAAACCGCAAGTCAGTTTCTTCCCCAGTGGCAGAGTCTGAGCCATGATGGAACTGTTAATTTTGGAAGTGGACAAGATCTCATGGTTACAGAGGAAAAGGAGCAGCATTTGTCTCAATTGGAGCCGCATCAACATGGGTTGGACTCCGAGAATAGAAAAGAGAATGACTCACTGTCCCACGAATTTAACCCTTTACCGGATAACCCATTGAGTGATGCTGGCGCACAACCGCAAGATGACCGGAACACTTTCCCTGTATCCCAACCTATCGGTTCGCTAACATCTGGAGAACAATCAATCCATATCCAAGAGCCAGTGCGTGAACCAAATCCTGATTCACAGATGCACACATTACAAAATATCAGTAGTCGTCCATCTGTGGCTATGGGGTCAAATGATCAGCTGCCTATGTCAATGGAGCCAAACGATCAACAGTCTATGTCAACAGGAAAAGCAAATCAACCAACAACAAGTATGGGAATCAGTAATGAACAACAGGTTATGTCAACTGTGAATCAACATACTACAGGAATGAGTAGCCACCAAGCGTCTGCGTCGGGGATGAGTAATCAACAGCCGATGACGAGTAGTAATCAACAGCCAGGTACCGCCTTGAAGTTGAACAAACAAGTGCCCTTTGGCATGTTGCTTCCTATCATACAACCCCAACTTGACAAGGACAGAGCTATGCAACTTCACACTCTTTACTTTAAATTGAAG AAAAATGAGATCTCTAAAGATGGTTTTGTCCGACACATGAGAAGCATTGTCGGGGACCAAATGTTAAAAATGGCTGTATACAAACTGCAGACTCAG GCTGCTAGGAACTCACAGACTGCCCCCAATCAATTTCAGTCACAGCCTCAGGCCTCTGCTCGACAAATGCAAGTGCCTTCAG CACAAATGCCAATAGATTTGAGCAATTCAACAGGTGATACTAATACAGCAAAACCACGTGAGGTGGAAAGCCAAGCAGATTCGCAAGGTGTGCAAGTAAGCCAAATGTCTACTTCCAGTTCTGGTGTTTTAAGTCAGGAGAGGAAGCATCCTGCATTTCCAACACAGGGACTTAATAAGCAGCAGCATATGCATTTCTCACAGACATCTTTTCCCACATATGGAAGTGCTGGGAGTAGTTATTCACCTTTCTCTGCGACTAATGCTGCATCTTCAACATCTCTCCGGCCGCAACCTCATGATTCTCAGATGAAGCAGGCTCCACCTCATCAGAACATGACTGTTAGTCATGTGGGACCTTCAACCCAGGCCATGAATATGATGAACATGCCTAAGTTTGATAGGCCTCATTCTTTTGGCGATCCTAAGAAAATGCAGGGGGGAAGTCTGACTCATGTGAACAGCAACACTGCCCTGCAACAGAATCAGGTGCAGTGGCCATCGTCCACCAGCAAAGAACCAAAAATTGGTGTTTCATCATCAATGACTCATGTAAAGCAGGAACCACTCGATCAAGAACAACAGCATAAAGGGTTATCTTCTTTGTCTTCCACGCCGGCGAAACAGGGTCCTGCTTCAGGGAATCTGAAGGATGAATCTTTCGAAATACAATCGTCTAGAACGGGATTCACACCACCTACAAGCCTTGTGCCCTCAAATTCAGTTTCCTCTTCCATTCCAAGCGCGATGGAGACCAACATTCTG TCAAATTCTCGAATGCCTTCTCTGACCTCTCCCATTGGGACTGGAAATAATTCCAAGGCTCCCCTAAAAAAGCCTTTGGTCGGCCAGAAGAAGCCAATGGAAGCACCTGGTTCTTCTCCTCCATCCAG TAAGAAACAAAAAGTGTCTGGGGCCTTTCTCGATCAGAGCATTGAACAACTGAATGATGTTACTGCAGTGAGCGGAGTTAATCTCAGG GAGGAGGAGGAACAACTCTTTTCAGGCTCCAAGGAAGACAGCCGGGTTTCAGAGGCTTCTCGACGAGTTgttcaagaagaagaagaaaggcTGATTTTGCAAAAGATTCCACTTCAGAAGAAAGTTGTggaaataa TGGCAAAATGTGGTTTAAAGAATATGAGCAACGACGTGGAGAGATGCTTGTCCTTG tgCGTGGAAGAGAGAATGCGTGGACTCATATCTAATCTCATCAGACTTTCAAAACAG CGGGTAGATATAGAGAAGCCAAGGCACAGGACCATCATCACCTCAGATGTTAGGCAACAGATCATGACAATAAACCGTAAAGCTCGTGAAGAATGGGAGAAAAAGCAGGCTGAAACTGAAAAGTCACAGAAACTGAATGAC CCTGAGAGTACTACTGGAGTTGATGGTGACAAGGAGAAGGATGAAAGTCGTGCAAAATCAACAAAG gCTAACAAGGAAGAAGATGACAAGATGCGCACAACAGCTGCAAATGTTGCAGTCCGAGCTGCGACTGGAGTTGGTGACATGCTGTCAAGATGGCAGTTAATGATTGAGGCGAAGCAGAAACAAGGAGGATCGGATACAGCATCTGGTTCTCAGGCTGGTAAAGATGTGGCACGAAAGCCTTCAGCAACctcttcaaaaaatacaagggaAAATCAAGAAGCAGAAAAGCGGGATACTTCAGCTGCTTTTGCCACCCCTG CATCAGTTAGAAAAGTAGGAAGAAATCAAGTTGTCATACCACGGGTGACCCGCAGCATCTCAGTTAAGGATGTGATTTCCATATTAGAAAGGGAGCCTCATATGTCGAAGTCCACACTGCTATACCGCTTGTATAACAAGGACAATGCCGATGCTGTTGCTGAGTGA